A single Sphingomonas kaistensis DNA region contains:
- a CDS encoding PQQ-binding-like beta-propeller repeat protein yields MIRKVVSVALAASLLAGCGVVGKSRPKTPVVGDRVSVLSTDPDVQVDPATAALPFSIPVAEVNANWNQAGGTPSKSAGHPALGTTLAEAWNVSIGQGSTLSQRLAAPPVVQNGTVYTIDSTATVRAFDAATGGQRWAAQFGTERGNNASLFGGGVAAEGDRVFATNGLGFVTALNAATGAPVWQVRPGGPLRGAPTVVGDTLYVMSQDNQIYSLKTADGATNWSATAAVEIAGVFGTAAPAFDRGTVVAGFSSGELNAYRFENGRLVWQDALSRTSISTSVATLSDIDASPVIDNGQVFALGQGGRMVALDLISGQRIWELNLAGISTPWIAGDWLFAVTDDAKVMAIARNTGKIRWINQLPGFENMKSKRGPISYAGPVLAGGRLILAGRNGVIVNVDPATGAFQSQTNVGAPISQEPVVANNTLYILDDKGRLHAYR; encoded by the coding sequence ATGATCCGCAAAGTCGTTTCCGTGGCTCTCGCCGCCAGCCTGCTCGCCGGCTGCGGTGTTGTCGGCAAATCGCGCCCCAAGACGCCGGTCGTCGGCGACCGCGTGTCGGTGCTGTCGACCGATCCCGACGTGCAGGTCGATCCCGCCACCGCGGCCCTGCCCTTCTCGATTCCCGTCGCCGAGGTGAATGCCAACTGGAACCAGGCCGGCGGAACGCCGTCCAAGTCGGCCGGCCACCCCGCGCTTGGTACGACTCTGGCCGAGGCATGGAATGTGTCGATCGGTCAGGGCAGCACACTGTCCCAACGCCTTGCCGCGCCGCCGGTCGTCCAGAACGGCACCGTCTACACCATCGACAGCACTGCCACCGTGCGCGCGTTCGACGCCGCCACCGGCGGTCAGCGCTGGGCGGCACAGTTCGGGACCGAGCGCGGCAACAATGCCTCGCTATTCGGCGGCGGCGTTGCGGCCGAAGGCGACCGCGTGTTCGCCACCAACGGCCTCGGCTTCGTCACCGCGCTCAATGCCGCCACTGGCGCGCCGGTGTGGCAGGTTCGCCCGGGTGGGCCCCTGCGAGGCGCTCCGACGGTGGTTGGCGACACGCTTTACGTGATGAGCCAGGACAACCAGATCTACAGCCTAAAGACGGCGGACGGCGCGACCAACTGGTCGGCCACCGCCGCGGTGGAGATCGCGGGCGTGTTCGGCACCGCCGCCCCCGCGTTCGATCGCGGCACGGTGGTTGCGGGCTTTTCGAGCGGCGAGCTCAACGCTTATCGCTTCGAGAACGGTCGCCTGGTCTGGCAGGATGCACTGTCGCGCACCTCCATCTCGACCAGCGTCGCGACCCTGAGCGACATCGACGCGTCGCCGGTGATCGACAACGGCCAGGTGTTCGCGCTCGGCCAGGGCGGGCGTATGGTCGCGCTCGATCTCATCAGCGGGCAGCGCATCTGGGAGCTCAATCTCGCCGGGATCAGCACGCCGTGGATCGCGGGCGACTGGCTGTTCGCGGTGACCGACGATGCCAAGGTGATGGCGATCGCCCGCAACACCGGCAAGATCCGCTGGATCAACCAGCTTCCCGGCTTCGAGAACATGAAGTCCAAGCGCGGGCCGATCAGCTATGCGGGGCCGGTGCTCGCGGGTGGCCGCCTGATTCTCGCCGGGCGCAATGGCGTGATCGTCAATGTCGATCCGGCGACCGGCGCTT
- a CDS encoding tetratricopeptide repeat protein: protein MALAPGETSETFIREVDENLRRDQAEAVFKRYGKWIIAAAVLLLVAIAVWLFWKNQQAEQAAANSEQFSAILTDVGQGKSGTDIAQRLDTLAAEGNGSMTGAARLTSAALALQKSDRATASAQYKQIIEDKSVPQTVRDTATIRLTQLEFDTLQPQQVIERLSPLAVKDSAWYGSAGELTALAMIKANRKREAAALLNAVAADTNVPPSIRARAELLASGLAIPAAPAAR from the coding sequence TTGGCACTTGCGCCCGGAGAAACCAGCGAAACCTTTATCCGCGAGGTCGACGAGAATCTTCGTCGTGACCAGGCGGAGGCGGTATTCAAGCGCTATGGCAAGTGGATCATCGCTGCCGCCGTGCTGCTGCTGGTCGCAATCGCGGTGTGGCTGTTCTGGAAAAACCAGCAGGCCGAGCAGGCCGCCGCCAACAGCGAGCAGTTTTCCGCGATCCTGACCGACGTCGGTCAGGGCAAGAGCGGCACCGACATCGCGCAGCGGCTCGATACGCTGGCGGCCGAGGGCAATGGCAGCATGACCGGCGCCGCCCGGCTGACCAGCGCCGCGCTCGCCCTGCAGAAGAGTGATCGGGCCACCGCCTCGGCGCAATATAAGCAGATCATCGAGGACAAGAGCGTCCCCCAGACGGTGCGCGACACCGCCACCATCCGGCTGACCCAGCTCGAGTTCGACACGCTGCAACCCCAGCAGGTGATCGAGCGCCTGTCGCCGCTCGCGGTGAAGGACAGCGCCTGGTACGGTTCGGCCGGCGAACTCACCGCGCTGGCGATGATCAAGGCCAATCGTAAGCGTGAGGCCGCCGCCCTGCTGAACGCCGTCGCCGCCGACACCAACGTACCCCCTTCCATCCGTGCCCGCGCCGAGCTGCTCGCCTCGGGCCTCGCCATTCCGGCCGCCCCGGCGGCCCGTTGA
- the panB gene encoding 3-methyl-2-oxobutanoate hydroxymethyltransferase, which translates to MSTFTLDTATSRATPSPVPGKRMTVPGLKGRKQDGKTEQPIVMLTAYTMRTAQLLDPHCDLLLAGDSLGQVIYGLPSTVPVTLEMMCAHGAAVVRGSWHALVAVDMPFGSYEASPELAFASAARVMKETGCAAVKLEGGEAMAPTIRFLVERGIPVIAHVGLTPQAVNALGGYGARGRSEAEAAKILRDAQAVADAGAFAVVLEGVMEDLATQITRKVAIPTIGIGASAECDGQVLVTEDMLGLFERTPRFVKRYDDLATRIGEAVATYAGEVRDRSFPTADQTYRPKS; encoded by the coding sequence TTGAGCACCTTCACTCTCGATACGGCAACCAGCCGGGCGACCCCCTCGCCCGTCCCAGGCAAACGCATGACCGTGCCCGGCCTCAAAGGCCGCAAGCAGGACGGCAAGACCGAGCAGCCGATCGTGATGCTGACCGCCTACACCATGCGGACGGCGCAATTGCTCGATCCGCATTGCGACCTGCTGCTGGCCGGCGACAGCCTGGGGCAGGTGATCTACGGCCTGCCCTCCACCGTGCCGGTGACGCTGGAGATGATGTGCGCCCACGGTGCCGCGGTGGTGCGCGGAAGCTGGCACGCGCTGGTCGCGGTGGACATGCCGTTCGGCAGCTATGAAGCAAGCCCCGAACTCGCCTTCGCCAGCGCCGCGCGGGTGATGAAGGAAACCGGCTGCGCGGCGGTGAAACTCGAAGGCGGCGAGGCGATGGCGCCGACCATCCGCTTCCTTGTCGAGCGCGGCATCCCGGTGATCGCGCACGTCGGCCTAACCCCGCAGGCGGTGAACGCGCTCGGCGGCTATGGCGCGCGCGGGCGGAGCGAGGCGGAAGCGGCCAAGATCCTGCGCGACGCGCAGGCGGTCGCCGACGCCGGCGCCTTTGCCGTGGTACTCGAAGGCGTGATGGAGGATCTCGCCACCCAGATCACCCGCAAGGTGGCGATCCCAACCATCGGCATCGGCGCCTCGGCCGAATGCGATGGGCAGGTGCTGGTGACCGAAGACATGCTGGGATTGTTCGAGCGCACGCCGCGGTTCGTGAAGCGGTACGACGATTTGGCGACCCGCATCGGCGAGGCCGTCGCGACTTATGCCGGGGAGGTCCGCGACCGCAGCTTCCCCACCGCCGACCAGACCTATCGGCCCAAGAGCTAG
- a CDS encoding MFS transporter gives MNRPALPRSIWVLGLVSLFMDLSSEIVHALLPLFVTVTLGASVAVLGAIDGVAEATASFAKLAGGRLSDKQQKRKPWILAGYGLAAITKPLFALAGSPLTVLGARLVDRTAKGLRGAPRDALIADETPPEQRGAAYGLRQSLDTVGALLAPLAAAGLMIWLAGDIRSIFWIAVIPAFVSVAIILLFLREPERAAVTVKAPPLLRSFREVDAGCRRVILVAFFFTLARFSESFLILKGADAGLSFATAPLMLVVFNLSYVLLSYPAGALGDRRDPRLILTAGIALLVIGNAVLATANGLAGVIVGVALWGAHMALTQGLFAKLLADVAPPHLRATAFGLFNVATGIGLLLASLGAGLLWDAEGSSATFVASAAVAVVAGAMLWLLPTRPQKA, from the coding sequence GTGAACCGCCCCGCCCTTCCCCGCTCCATTTGGGTCCTTGGCTTAGTCAGCCTGTTCATGGATCTGTCGAGCGAGATCGTTCACGCGCTGTTGCCTCTCTTCGTCACCGTGACGTTGGGCGCCAGCGTCGCGGTGCTGGGCGCGATCGACGGGGTGGCGGAAGCGACCGCGAGTTTTGCCAAGCTCGCCGGCGGGCGATTGAGCGACAAGCAGCAGAAGCGTAAACCTTGGATTCTCGCCGGCTATGGCCTGGCGGCAATCACCAAGCCTTTGTTCGCGCTGGCCGGCAGCCCGCTGACCGTGCTCGGCGCGCGGCTGGTCGATCGCACCGCCAAGGGCCTGCGCGGTGCGCCGCGCGACGCGCTGATCGCCGACGAGACCCCACCCGAACAGCGCGGCGCCGCCTACGGCCTGCGGCAGAGCCTCGATACCGTGGGCGCATTGCTGGCGCCGCTGGCCGCCGCCGGGCTGATGATCTGGCTGGCGGGCGACATTCGCAGCATCTTCTGGATCGCGGTCATTCCGGCGTTCGTCTCGGTCGCGATCATTCTGCTCTTCCTGCGCGAGCCCGAACGGGCGGCAGTCACGGTCAAGGCGCCGCCGCTGCTGCGAAGTTTTCGCGAGGTGGACGCGGGGTGCCGCCGGGTCATTCTCGTCGCCTTCTTCTTCACCCTTGCGCGATTTTCGGAAAGCTTCCTCATCCTCAAAGGCGCCGACGCCGGGCTCAGCTTTGCCACCGCGCCCCTGATGCTGGTGGTGTTCAATCTCTCGTACGTGCTGCTCTCCTATCCGGCAGGCGCGCTCGGCGACCGGCGCGATCCGCGACTGATCCTGACCGCGGGAATCGCCTTGCTGGTGATCGGCAATGCGGTGCTGGCGACTGCGAACGGTCTGGCGGGCGTGATCGTCGGAGTCGCCTTGTGGGGCGCGCACATGGCGCTGACGCAAGGGCTGTTCGCCAAGCTCCTCGCCGATGTCGCCCCGCCGCACCTTCGCGCCACCGCTTTCGGCCTGTTCAACGTCGCGACCGGCATCGGCCTTCTGCTCGCCAGCCTCGGCGCGGGGCTGTTGTGGGATGCCGAGGGTTCGTCGGCGACCTTCGTGGCAAGCGCAGCGGTGGCGGTGGTCGCAGGGGCGATGCTGTGGCTTCTTCCTACCCGCCCCCAAAAGGCATGA
- a CDS encoding plasmid stabilization protein yields the protein MPQGDKSAYTDKQRRKAAEIEKGYEAQGRPAKEAERIAWATVNKMDGGGKESGAGRSRNRSEAAKKGWETRRKKAAKSSR from the coding sequence ATGCCGCAAGGAGACAAGAGCGCCTACACCGACAAGCAGCGCCGCAAGGCCGCCGAGATCGAAAAAGGCTATGAAGCGCAAGGCCGCCCGGCAAAAGAAGCCGAGCGGATCGCCTGGGCGACCGTCAACAAGATGGACGGCGGCGGCAAGGAAAGCGGCGCGGGCCGCTCGCGCAATCGCAGTGAGGCCGCGAAAAAGGGCTGGGAGACGAGGAGAAAGAAGGCGGCTAAGTCCTCCCGGTGA
- the typA gene encoding translational GTPase TypA, which translates to MTLRNVAIIAHVDHGKTTLVDQLFRQSGTFRDNQRIDERAMDSNDLEKERGITILAKCTSVEWDDGKGTATRINIVDTPGHADFGAEVERILSMVDGVILLVDAAEGPMPQTKFVTGKALGLGLKPIVVVNKIDRPDARAAEVLDECFELFLSLDANDEQLDFPVLYASGRNGYAGREDTVREGDLTPLFETIVSHVPEPGLPIHGEFKMLATLLDRDPFLGRILTGRVESGTLHINQPIRALDVHGAKVEEGRATKIFAFHGLERVPVEQAQAGDIIAIAGLMNATVSNTIATPSVTTPIKARPIDPPTLAMSFAVNDSPYAGRDGDKVQSRIIRERLEREAETNVAIRVTVAHDNDSYEVAGRGELQLGVVIETLRREGFELSISRPRVLFQDGPNGREEPYETVVIDVDDEYSGTVVEKMSLRKAEMTDMRPSGAGKTRLTFSAPSRGLIGYHGEFLSDTRGTGIMNRLFEKYGPHKGQITGRQNGVLISMEKGKAQAYALNMLEERGVLFISPGDDLYEGMIIGENAKPQDLEVNPLKAKQLTNFRASGKDEGIRLTPPRRMTLEQAIAYIQDDELVEVTPKVIRLRKRHLDPHERKRQSRKAEAA; encoded by the coding sequence ATGACCCTCCGCAACGTGGCGATCATCGCCCACGTCGATCACGGCAAGACGACCCTCGTCGACCAGCTCTTCCGCCAGTCCGGCACCTTCCGCGATAATCAGCGGATCGACGAACGGGCGATGGATTCGAACGACCTCGAAAAAGAGCGCGGAATCACGATTCTCGCCAAGTGCACGTCGGTCGAATGGGACGACGGCAAGGGCACCGCGACCCGCATCAATATCGTCGACACTCCCGGCCACGCCGACTTCGGCGCCGAGGTGGAGCGCATCCTGTCGATGGTCGACGGGGTGATCCTGCTGGTCGATGCCGCCGAAGGCCCGATGCCGCAGACCAAGTTCGTCACCGGCAAGGCGCTCGGCCTGGGCCTCAAGCCCATCGTCGTCGTCAATAAGATCGACCGCCCCGATGCGCGCGCCGCCGAAGTGCTGGACGAATGCTTCGAGCTGTTCCTCAGCCTCGACGCCAATGACGAGCAACTCGACTTCCCGGTGCTCTACGCCTCGGGCCGCAACGGTTATGCCGGCCGCGAGGACACGGTGCGCGAAGGCGATCTGACGCCGCTGTTCGAGACCATCGTCAGCCACGTTCCCGAGCCCGGCCTGCCGATCCACGGCGAGTTCAAGATGCTCGCGACCCTGCTCGACCGCGATCCGTTCCTCGGCCGCATCCTGACCGGCCGCGTCGAATCGGGTACGCTGCACATCAATCAGCCGATCCGCGCCCTGGACGTTCACGGCGCCAAGGTCGAGGAAGGCCGCGCGACCAAGATCTTCGCCTTCCATGGCCTAGAGCGCGTGCCCGTCGAGCAGGCGCAGGCGGGCGACATCATCGCTATCGCCGGCCTGATGAACGCGACCGTGTCGAACACGATCGCGACGCCGTCGGTGACCACTCCGATCAAGGCCCGCCCGATCGATCCGCCGACGCTCGCCATGAGCTTCGCGGTCAACGACAGCCCCTATGCGGGGCGCGACGGCGACAAGGTGCAGAGCCGCATCATCCGCGAGCGTCTGGAGCGCGAGGCGGAGACCAATGTCGCCATCCGGGTCACCGTTGCTCACGACAACGACAGCTATGAAGTTGCCGGCCGCGGCGAACTTCAGCTCGGCGTGGTGATCGAGACCCTCCGCCGCGAAGGCTTCGAACTGTCGATCAGCCGCCCGCGCGTGCTGTTCCAGGACGGCCCCAATGGCCGTGAAGAGCCGTACGAAACCGTCGTGATCGACGTCGACGACGAATATAGTGGCACGGTCGTCGAGAAGATGAGCCTTCGCAAGGCCGAGATGACCGACATGCGTCCGTCGGGCGCCGGCAAGACCCGCCTGACCTTCAGCGCCCCGTCGCGCGGGCTGATCGGTTATCACGGCGAATTCCTGTCGGACACCCGCGGCACCGGCATCATGAACCGCCTCTTCGAGAAATACGGCCCCCACAAGGGTCAGATCACCGGTCGCCAGAACGGCGTCCTGATCTCGATGGAAAAGGGCAAGGCGCAGGCCTACGCCCTGAACATGCTCGAAGAGCGCGGCGTGCTGTTCATCAGCCCCGGCGACGATCTCTACGAGGGCATGATCATCGGCGAGAATGCCAAGCCGCAGGACCTCGAGGTCAATCCGCTCAAAGCCAAGCAGCTGACCAACTTCCGCGCTAGCGGCAAGGACGAAGGCATCCGCCTCACCCCGCCGCGCCGGATGACGCTGGAGCAGGCGATCGCCTACATTCAGGACGACGAGTTGGTCGAAGTAACCCCCAAGGTCATCCGACTGCGCAAGCGACATCTCGATCCGCATGAGCGCAAGCGCCAGAGCCGCAAGGCCGAAGCTGCCTGA
- a CDS encoding cell wall hydrolase produces MIKRLALGRVPAMVFLLAVSGLAAPAAAQVGTIAATPVAATTATVSTPVAATALPTATPGTIAAAPVLQTAPAPGRAAILSATPRPVTGTTPPTGTTDVRPAVTHAGLWPMVWAKTQAAAPALTEQEECIAIAVYHEARGEPLDGQLAVAEVIMNRAASGRYPAGWCDVVKQPWQFSFVNPRTGHMPGVNRASASWAYAEAITRIAVGNFADALPGDVLWYHADYVAPSWGRRLAKVEKIGAHIFYRAS; encoded by the coding sequence TTGATCAAGCGTTTGGCGTTGGGCCGCGTGCCCGCGATGGTTTTCCTGTTGGCCGTTTCCGGTCTTGCGGCACCTGCCGCGGCGCAGGTCGGCACCATCGCAGCAACTCCGGTTGCCGCAACCACCGCCACCGTTTCGACCCCGGTCGCCGCGACCGCGCTGCCCACCGCCACACCTGGCACGATCGCCGCTGCCCCCGTTCTCCAGACCGCCCCCGCGCCGGGTCGTGCCGCCATCCTTTCGGCCACCCCGCGACCGGTGACCGGCACCACCCCGCCGACCGGCACCACCGATGTTCGTCCCGCCGTCACCCACGCCGGCCTTTGGCCGATGGTGTGGGCCAAAACGCAGGCTGCGGCGCCTGCGCTGACCGAGCAGGAAGAATGCATCGCCATCGCCGTTTATCACGAAGCCCGGGGTGAACCGCTCGACGGGCAGCTGGCGGTGGCCGAAGTGATCATGAATCGCGCCGCCTCGGGCCGTTATCCGGCCGGGTGGTGCGATGTCGTGAAGCAGCCCTGGCAGTTCAGTTTCGTCAATCCACGCACCGGCCACATGCCCGGCGTCAACCGTGCCAGCGCGAGCTGGGCCTATGCCGAGGCGATCACCCGCATCGCGGTCGGCAATTTCGCCGATGCGCTGCCCGGTGACGTGCTGTGGTATCACGCCGATTACGTCGCACCGAGCTGGGGTCGCCGCCTCGCCAAGGTCGAAAAGATCGGCGCGCACATTTTTTACCGCGCGAGCTGA
- a CDS encoding LytR/AlgR family response regulator transcription factor, with the protein MLKILIVEDERPLAETLRYLVEDNPRYRVVGIASDLPSALELLEHGRPDLALVDLHLAHGSTGFSVAVRLNDAGVPCLFVTGRPPGFAMPDLALGLLLKPFTGNDVHRALALAEDVMRGRETLRPRIPRNLQLFENEEEVEPEPDAPALLPRQGFKARLERWIGGSPH; encoded by the coding sequence GTGTTGAAGATCTTGATCGTCGAGGACGAACGGCCGCTTGCGGAAACGCTTCGTTACCTGGTCGAGGACAATCCTCGCTACCGGGTGGTGGGAATTGCGTCCGACCTGCCTTCCGCGCTCGAGCTGCTGGAGCACGGGCGTCCCGACCTTGCCTTGGTCGATCTTCACCTCGCGCATGGCTCGACCGGCTTCTCGGTCGCGGTGCGGCTCAACGATGCCGGCGTGCCCTGCCTGTTCGTGACCGGGCGGCCGCCTGGCTTCGCCATGCCCGACCTTGCGCTCGGCCTTCTGCTCAAGCCGTTCACCGGTAACGACGTGCACCGCGCGCTGGCGCTTGCGGAAGACGTCATGCGTGGCCGCGAGACGCTTCGCCCGCGGATTCCGCGCAATCTGCAGTTGTTCGAAAACGAGGAAGAGGTTGAGCCGGAGCCCGACGCGCCTGCGCTCCTGCCCCGACAGGGTTTCAAAGCGAGACTCGAACGCTGGATCGGTGGCAGCCCGCATTGA
- a CDS encoding L,D-transpeptidase family protein — MPHRMFLGAALMAAALGGALPAAAATAVYETSGSMPAASAVARFYEARQQPLWLQSPDAVRTLLDALSTADVDGLAQGPELAARIERVLGDADAGVPGAAREAERLISNAFVLHAQVLKWPGNNGIIYADPSLAPRVPSPAGILERAASAPDLAAFVRQTVDVNPIHAALREAAIKDMRLLGTPSRAMKASLERSRLLPSEGRFVLVDVASQQLMMIEDGRVVDQMKVVVGKPGMKTPLLAGTLRQATFNPYWNVPVDLAASNVAQNVLKNGLGWFRSRNYEVLSDWTNDATVLDPASIDWQAVADGRVEARVRQRPGPGNSMGAMKFEFPNDRGIYLHDTPDRQLFSEAERTFSSGCVRLEDAARLGRWLLGREAVASSSQPELNVALPTPVPVFLTYLTVRPGANGTLAYAPDVYGLDTAGEGQLAAAQ, encoded by the coding sequence GTGCCCCATCGAATGTTCCTCGGCGCTGCCCTGATGGCAGCGGCGCTCGGCGGAGCCTTGCCGGCTGCCGCCGCGACCGCCGTCTACGAGACGAGCGGCTCGATGCCGGCGGCCAGCGCAGTCGCTCGCTTTTACGAAGCTCGGCAACAGCCGCTGTGGCTGCAATCTCCGGACGCCGTGCGTACGTTGCTCGACGCGCTAAGCACCGCCGATGTCGACGGCCTTGCCCAAGGCCCGGAACTCGCGGCCCGGATCGAGCGAGTGCTGGGTGATGCCGATGCCGGCGTGCCGGGGGCGGCGCGCGAGGCCGAGCGGCTGATTAGCAATGCGTTCGTGCTCCACGCCCAGGTGCTGAAATGGCCCGGCAACAACGGCATCATCTACGCCGATCCCTCGCTCGCCCCGCGCGTGCCGAGCCCAGCGGGGATCCTCGAACGCGCTGCCAGCGCCCCCGATCTTGCGGCTTTTGTGCGCCAGACGGTGGACGTGAACCCGATCCATGCGGCACTGCGCGAGGCCGCGATCAAGGATATGCGCCTGCTCGGCACGCCGTCGCGGGCGATGAAGGCCAGCCTCGAACGCTCGCGCCTGCTTCCATCGGAGGGGCGTTTCGTCCTCGTCGATGTCGCCAGCCAGCAGTTGATGATGATCGAGGACGGCCGGGTCGTCGACCAGATGAAGGTGGTAGTCGGCAAGCCCGGTATGAAAACGCCCTTGCTTGCCGGCACCCTGCGCCAGGCGACCTTCAATCCCTATTGGAACGTGCCCGTCGATCTTGCCGCCAGCAACGTCGCGCAGAACGTGCTGAAGAACGGCCTCGGCTGGTTCCGCTCGCGCAACTATGAAGTGTTGAGCGACTGGACCAACGACGCGACGGTGCTCGATCCGGCCAGCATCGATTGGCAGGCGGTTGCCGATGGGCGGGTCGAAGCGCGCGTGCGCCAGCGTCCGGGACCGGGCAACTCGATGGGCGCGATGAAGTTCGAATTCCCTAACGATCGCGGCATCTATCTTCACGATACGCCCGACCGGCAATTATTCTCCGAGGCCGAGCGGACATTCAGCTCGGGCTGCGTGCGGCTGGAGGATGCCGCGCGCCTCGGCCGCTGGCTCCTCGGCCGCGAAGCGGTCGCGAGCAGCAGCCAGCCCGAGCTCAACGTCGCGCTTCCGACGCCCGTGCCGGTGTTCCTGACTTATCTAACGGTCCGTCCTGGCGCTAACGGCACGCTCGCCTATGCGCCCGACGTCTACGGTCTCGACACGGCGGGCGAAGGGCAGCTGGCAGCGGCGCAGTGA
- a CDS encoding Ppx/GppA phosphatase family protein has translation MASVSASAPMPGRPAGHRTNARSPAANPPPQQPYAAIDLGTNNCRLLIARPTSGGFTVVDAFSRIVRLGEGLASSGRLTQDAMDRAVDALGVCSDKLRRRRVGLARSVATEACRRAANGRDFIERVREETGIALEIIPPQEEARLAVLGCHKLLEPGDGPAIIFDIGGGSTELVLVEPGDGPDANPRIRAWWSAPWGVVSLTESEGRAAIEGPDRIVAYARMKSRASRAFDSFAQLLPERTDNIRLLGTSGTVTTLASVHLALPSYDRRAVDGLHVPIDAMRDISTRIAEMDFEGRASLPCIGAERADLVVAGCAILESILDIWPAAHLGIADRGIREGILRSLMARDGHVL, from the coding sequence ATGGCATCCGTTTCTGCCAGCGCGCCGATGCCGGGTCGTCCGGCCGGGCACCGGACAAATGCTCGCTCACCCGCAGCGAACCCCCCGCCACAGCAACCTTATGCCGCGATCGATCTCGGCACCAATAACTGCCGCCTGCTGATCGCGCGCCCGACCAGTGGCGGGTTCACCGTGGTCGATGCCTTTTCGCGGATCGTCCGGCTGGGCGAAGGGCTCGCCAGCAGCGGCCGGCTGACGCAGGACGCGATGGACCGGGCGGTCGACGCGCTTGGCGTTTGTTCGGACAAGCTGCGCCGCCGCCGGGTCGGCCTGGCTCGCTCGGTCGCCACCGAAGCCTGCCGCCGCGCCGCCAACGGCCGCGACTTCATCGAACGGGTGCGCGAGGAAACCGGTATCGCGCTGGAAATCATCCCGCCGCAGGAAGAAGCGCGCCTGGCCGTCCTCGGCTGTCACAAATTGCTCGAACCGGGCGATGGGCCTGCCATCATCTTCGACATCGGCGGCGGCTCGACCGAGCTGGTGCTGGTCGAACCCGGCGACGGTCCCGACGCCAACCCGCGCATCAGGGCCTGGTGGAGCGCGCCGTGGGGCGTGGTTTCGCTGACCGAAAGCGAGGGCAGGGCGGCGATCGAGGGTCCTGACCGGATCGTCGCCTATGCGCGGATGAAGTCTCGCGCTTCCCGCGCCTTCGACAGCTTCGCGCAACTTCTGCCCGAGCGCACCGACAACATTCGCCTGCTCGGCACCAGCGGCACGGTAACGACGCTCGCGTCCGTCCACCTCGCGCTGCCGAGCTACGATCGCCGCGCGGTCGATGGCCTGCACGTGCCGATCGACGCCATGCGCGATATCTCGACCCGGATCGCCGAAATGGATTTCGAGGGCCGGGCGTCGCTGCCCTGCATCGGTGCCGAGCGCGCCGACCTGGTGGTCGCCGGCTGTGCGATCCTCGAATCGATCCTCGACATCTGGCCCGCCGCCCATCTCGGCATCGCCGATCGAGGTATTCGCGAAGGCATTCTGCGCAGCCTGATGGCCCGCGACGGGCACGTCCTGTAA
- a CDS encoding RlmE family RNA methyltransferase, giving the protein MTTRVKTAKGRKVGSTKWLQRQLNDPYVKKAKAEGYRSRAAYKLLELDEKFRFLRGSKAVVDLGIAPGGWSQVVRKKCPQAAVVGIDFLEVTPLDGVTILHMDFTDEDADARLKEALGGEADLVLSDMAANTVGHPQTDHLRTMGLVELGLEFAKDVLKPGGAYVAKVLAGGTDHQLLAELKKHFNTVKHAKPPASRKDSSEWYVVAQGFKGRTDGPGVDIEADAEPAEQRPTP; this is encoded by the coding sequence ATGACTACCCGCGTCAAGACCGCCAAGGGCCGCAAGGTCGGCTCCACCAAATGGCTTCAGCGGCAGCTGAACGACCCCTACGTCAAGAAAGCCAAAGCCGAAGGCTATCGCAGCCGCGCCGCCTACAAGCTGCTCGAACTCGACGAGAAATTCCGCTTCCTGCGCGGGTCGAAGGCGGTGGTCGACCTCGGCATCGCGCCGGGCGGGTGGAGCCAGGTGGTGCGCAAGAAATGCCCGCAGGCGGCGGTGGTCGGGATCGACTTCCTTGAGGTCACGCCGCTCGACGGAGTTACCATCCTCCACATGGATTTCACCGATGAGGACGCCGACGCGCGTCTGAAGGAAGCGCTCGGCGGGGAAGCGGATCTCGTGCTGTCGGACATGGCCGCCAACACCGTCGGCCATCCGCAGACCGACCATTTGCGCACGATGGGGCTGGTCGAACTCGGCCTCGAATTCGCCAAGGACGTGCTGAAGCCCGGCGGCGCTTATGTCGCCAAGGTCCTGGCCGGCGGGACCGATCACCAGCTACTTGCCGAACTCAAGAAGCATTTTAACACCGTGAAGCACGCCAAGCCGCCCGCCAGCCGCAAGGATTCGAGCGAATGGTATGTCGTGGCGCAGGGCTTCAAGGGCCGGACTGACGGGCCCGGCGTCGACATCGAGGCTGACGCGGAACCGGCGGAACAGCGCCCGACGCCATGA